A stretch of Penaeus vannamei isolate JL-2024 chromosome 18, ASM4276789v1, whole genome shotgun sequence DNA encodes these proteins:
- the LOC113821674 gene encoding beta-1,3-galactosyltransferase 1 has protein sequence MPINAFPNWSRRLRLARVLPFVFIAVCLAIYLADGTTKIFSRSSYSSNVPLQCAIYGIKERDTEGLTELSTTNGTIILDTSRAEDVSGAKATERNPDRDPQEFPFWYLLNEPSACDGGVDIINFIFITPGDKVTRLHIRNKWGNATFFPYTRMKTMYLMASAESEQTQRILRRESNTFHDIIQLDFFDSYENLTLKTLAMLHWTKTFCPNAKWVFKSDTDVFVNSFAVAKYLRQTSSDFVCSVCRHCPVCRKGMDCLEKWWVSEADYANEYYPPYCHGSAYMIRTDIAMKIYERANKTHPLVIEDAYFTGVLTHGMNITYTDLSRKMFIRTTSRLPRGFVQGSSLMALHIDTFSRRSPKLWRQIVEYNTGLH, from the exons tCAACGCGTTCCCTAACTGGTCTCGAAGACTGCGTTTAGCCCGGGTGTTGCCTTTCGTGTTCATCGCTGTGTGTCTGGCGATCTACCTGGCAGATGGCACGACGAAGATATTCAGCAGATCCAGT tACAGCTCAAATGTCCCGCTACAGTGTGCGATCTACGGTATTAAAGAAAGGGATACAGAGGGCCTTACGGAGCTAAGCACGACCAACGGAACCATTATACTTGATACGAGTAGAGCCGAGGACGTGAGCGGGGCGAAGGCGACGGAGAGGAACCCGGACAGAGATCCTCAAGAGTTTCCTTTCTG GTACTTGCTGAATGAACCCAGTGCGTGTGATGGAGGCGTCGAcatcatcaacttcatcttcATTACTCCGGGAGACAAAGTCACACGCTTGCACATTCG GAACAAGTGGGGCAACGCGACGTTCTTCCCTTACACCCGCATGAAGACGATGTACCTGATGGCGAGCGCGGAGTCGGAGCAAACCCAGAGGATACTGCGGCGAGAGAGCAACACCTTCCACGACATCATCCAGCTCGACTTCTTCGACTCCTACGAGAACCTGACGCTCAAGACCCTCGCCATGCTTCACTGGACCAAGACCTTCTGTCCGAACGCCAAGTGGGTCTTCAAGAGCGACACGGACGTCTTCGTGAATTCCTTCGCCGTGGCAAAGTACCTGCGGCAGACCTCGTCGGACTTCGTGTGCAGCGTGTGCAGACATTGCCCCGTGTGTCGCAAGGGCATGGACTGCCTGGAGAAGTGGTGGGTCTCAGAGGCGGATTACGCGAATGAATACTACCCTCCCTATTGCCACGGATCCGCGTACATGATCCGCACGGACATTGCGATGAAGATCTACGAACGGGCGAACAAGACCCACCCTCTCGTCATTGAAGATGCCTATTTCACGGGCGTTCTGACGCACGGCATGAATATCACCTACACAGACCTCAGCAGGAAAATGTTCATACGGACCACCAGCAGACTTCCTCGGGGCTTTGTCCAAGGCTCTTCGCTAATGGCTTTGCACATTGACACTTTTTCTAGACGATCTCCTAAACTGTGGAGACAAATCGTCGAGTATAACACTGGTTTACACTGA